One Candidatus Diapherotrites archaeon genomic window carries:
- a CDS encoding VWA domain-containing protein translates to DVNACRANQTFSSCFPDANVSQVTAGTPIPNSATPVHGRRIFFKQQPSSQCTDTLSPPDNWFDLFHRGIDARLQGSPDANIQFDVNVVPDGPYFCDQDIKVTLTVSANTGIGLPVDVMLVLNRNSTMSYGGYAPTPDGRGVGVLNGYAYLASGSGGLRVLDVNEPAYPIGVGTFTTPGVLTDSVGVGSFAYVTVENKGLLVLDVINPASPFQVGQLNLVGKANGIAGDATRAYVATQTRFYMINTTTKSNPQVMGFSPLTDGRRVQIYGSHAYVADGTNGFRIFDISGNAPVQVGVCGTSPCDLTGSPVYDVFVLGSYAYVSNGMNGLRIVDVSNPSSPQLIGTFNTPGTARATRLSGNAAYVADESAMMAIDISNPAAPLLIDTYPTPYRYTDLEIENEWAYLTTDSGIKGLITIPLATGPKINQAQTAAHSFVDYNGWNTSTDQLGLVTYASQASLASLLTNDFPSIHSPIDAMTAIGQTATSSGVRTATDELTSLRHNPLALKFQVMMADGKANAGGSVQTAAIHAANNDIVIYTVGFGRDADEAELTSIATITGGKYYYAEDQNSLIDVFDQIARDIRTISSDANLFAAFDSGTTIVDDGNGTVMGGNLVFDINADTPPPWSVTYTFNIPCASQLACQTQIISIPSPGTYFEYIDLNGNPVRVDWNVFVTDVFHFRDLNINILSGDLLSPNNVDLTLEIMSGGTLDAPASEVRFYRGPPTQNDVIGSHSVPPLCGQLNPTCLAFEYAFTQNLGAEGELYAVVNPDGTIPECAYNNEDVLFCYYSSGTQFYTLDYWAWLHE, encoded by the coding sequence GGATGTGAATGCCTGCCGGGCCAACCAGACGTTTTCCTCCTGCTTTCCCGATGCCAATGTAAGCCAAGTAACCGCGGGCACTCCCATCCCTAACTCCGCTACTCCCGTGCACGGCCGCCGAATATTCTTCAAGCAACAACCTTCCTCCCAATGCACGGATACCTTATCCCCACCCGACAATTGGTTTGATCTATTTCACCGAGGGATAGACGCGCGCCTCCAGGGGTCGCCGGACGCCAATATTCAATTCGATGTGAATGTGGTGCCGGATGGCCCCTACTTTTGTGACCAGGACATTAAAGTCACCCTCACGGTATCCGCGAATACGGGGATAGGATTGCCTGTGGATGTCATGCTCGTGCTCAACCGCAATTCAACCATGAGTTATGGGGGGTATGCCCCCACCCCTGATGGGAGGGGAGTGGGGGTGTTGAATGGATATGCCTACCTAGCGAGCGGCTCCGGGGGTTTGCGCGTATTGGATGTGAATGAACCCGCCTACCCCATAGGGGTGGGAACATTTACCACGCCCGGTGTTCTTACTGATAGTGTGGGGGTGGGATCCTTTGCCTATGTTACCGTTGAAAACAAAGGATTGCTCGTCCTGGATGTAATTAACCCTGCCTCTCCTTTCCAGGTGGGGCAATTAAATCTCGTTGGCAAAGCCAATGGGATTGCGGGAGATGCCACTCGGGCCTATGTGGCGACGCAGACACGATTCTATATGATTAATACCACCACCAAATCCAATCCCCAAGTGATGGGATTCTCTCCCCTAACGGATGGTCGACGCGTACAAATTTATGGTTCCCATGCGTATGTCGCCGACGGGACCAATGGGTTTCGCATATTTGACATTAGTGGCAATGCCCCTGTCCAGGTAGGGGTATGCGGAACATCCCCCTGCGACCTCACCGGGAGTCCTGTTTACGATGTTTTTGTCCTTGGTTCCTATGCTTATGTTTCCAATGGGATGAATGGTTTGCGCATCGTGGATGTGAGCAATCCTTCCTCGCCCCAACTTATAGGGACGTTCAACACCCCTGGCACGGCCCGCGCCACCCGCTTGTCCGGCAATGCGGCGTATGTGGCAGACGAGAGCGCGATGATGGCTATTGATATCAGCAACCCCGCTGCCCCTCTACTCATTGACACGTATCCCACGCCCTACCGCTACACTGATTTAGAAATAGAGAACGAATGGGCCTATCTGACCACCGACTCTGGAATCAAGGGATTGATTACCATTCCCCTCGCTACCGGGCCAAAAATCAACCAGGCCCAAACCGCGGCCCATTCCTTCGTGGATTACAATGGGTGGAATACATCCACTGACCAATTAGGGTTGGTCACGTATGCCAGCCAAGCGTCGCTGGCCAGCCTCCTCACCAATGATTTCCCTTCCATCCATTCTCCCATCGACGCAATGACTGCCATCGGTCAAACCGCCACCTCGAGCGGGGTGCGCACGGCCACCGATGAACTGACGAGCCTCCGCCACAACCCCCTCGCCCTCAAATTCCAGGTCATGATGGCGGATGGGAAAGCCAACGCCGGGGGAAGCGTTCAGACGGCCGCTATCCACGCGGCCAACAATGACATTGTCATTTACACCGTGGGGTTTGGACGCGATGCGGATGAAGCGGAACTCACTAGTATTGCCACCATCACGGGGGGAAAATATTACTATGCGGAAGACCAGAATTCCCTCATCGATGTCTTCGATCAAATCGCCCGGGATATACGTACTATTTCATCCGACGCCAACCTTTTCGCCGCCTTCGACTCCGGCACCACCATCGTGGATGATGGGAACGGCACTGTTATGGGGGGCAACCTGGTCTTCGACATCAACGCGGACACCCCACCCCCGTGGAGCGTGACCTACACCTTCAACATCCCCTGCGCATCCCAATTAGCCTGCCAGACCCAAATCATTTCCATCCCCTCCCCAGGAACCTATTTCGAATACATCGACCTGAATGGAAATCCCGTGCGGGTGGATTGGAATGTGTTCGTGACGGACGTCTTTCATTTCAGGGATCTGAATATCAACATTCTATCCGGCGACCTCTTATCTCCTAATAACGTGGATCTCACGCTCGAAATCATGAGCGGGGGAACATTAGACGCCCCCGCCTCCGAAGTGCGTTTCTACCGCGGCCCGCCCACACAGAATGATGTGATTGGTTCCCATTCTGTTCCCCCGTTATGCGGTCAATTAAATCCCACCTGCCTCGCATTCGAATATGCGTTCACCCAAAACCTGGGAGCGGAAGGCGAACTGTACGCCGTCGTTAACCCGGATGGAACGATTCCCGAATGCGCGTACAATAATGAGGACGTGTTATTCTGTTATTATTCATCCGGGACACAATTCTATACCCTGGATTATTGGGCGTGGTTGCATGAATAA